One window of the Crassaminicella thermophila genome contains the following:
- the purH gene encoding bifunctional phosphoribosylaminoimidazolecarboxamide formyltransferase/IMP cyclohydrolase: MIKRALISVSDKRGIIDFAKKLQEMGVEIISTGGTAKVLVENGVKVIPISDVTGFPECLDGRVKTLHPKVHGGLLAMRDNPEHLKQLENLNIVPIDLVAINLYPFKETIAKENATLEEAIENIDIGGPTMLRSAAKNHKDVTVICNPDDYTSVLEELENNGEVSYDTKYKLALRVFEHTAHYDALIADYLRKQIDAPLPDVFTMTFEKVQDLRYGENPHQKAVFYKEVGKNEGSLVDAIKLHGKELSFNNINDANGAIELLKEYEEPTVVAVKHTNACGVGSGYDIYDAYLKAYKCDPVSIFGGIVAMNRTIDKRTAEEINKIFIEIVIAPDYDEDALEILKSKKNIRILKLANINKKQSKNALDMKKVNGGLLIQDVDNELFVEEELKVVTERIPTKREMEDLMFAWKVVKHIKSNGIVLAREGQTIGIGPGQVNRIWAVENAIKQSNIPVKGSVMASDAFFPFPDCVEEAAKSGVTAIIQPGGSIKDEASIEMANKYGIAMVFTGMRHFKH, encoded by the coding sequence ATGATTAAACGTGCTTTAATAAGTGTTTCAGATAAAAGAGGAATTATTGATTTTGCAAAGAAATTGCAAGAAATGGGTGTAGAAATAATTTCTACTGGCGGAACAGCAAAAGTTCTTGTTGAAAATGGTGTAAAAGTAATTCCAATATCAGATGTTACAGGTTTTCCTGAATGTCTTGATGGAAGAGTAAAGACACTTCATCCTAAAGTACATGGAGGATTATTAGCAATGAGAGATAATCCTGAGCATTTAAAGCAGTTAGAAAATTTAAATATAGTACCTATTGACTTAGTTGCAATCAACTTATATCCTTTTAAAGAAACAATAGCAAAAGAAAATGCAACTTTAGAAGAAGCTATTGAAAACATTGATATAGGTGGACCTACAATGTTAAGAAGTGCTGCTAAGAATCATAAAGATGTGACTGTTATATGTAATCCAGATGATTATACTTCTGTATTAGAAGAATTAGAAAATAATGGGGAAGTATCCTATGATACAAAATATAAGCTGGCACTAAGGGTGTTTGAGCATACAGCACATTATGATGCATTGATAGCAGATTATTTAAGAAAGCAAATAGATGCACCATTACCAGATGTATTTACAATGACTTTTGAGAAGGTACAAGATTTAAGATATGGAGAAAATCCGCATCAAAAGGCAGTATTTTATAAAGAAGTTGGAAAAAATGAAGGCTCTTTGGTAGATGCTATAAAGCTTCATGGAAAGGAACTTTCCTTTAACAATATCAATGATGCAAATGGAGCAATAGAGCTACTAAAAGAATATGAAGAACCTACAGTTGTTGCAGTAAAGCATACAAATGCATGTGGGGTAGGAAGTGGATATGATATATATGATGCTTATTTAAAAGCTTATAAATGTGATCCAGTTTCTATTTTTGGTGGAATTGTTGCTATGAATCGTACAATTGATAAAAGAACGGCAGAAGAAATAAATAAGATTTTTATAGAGATTGTGATTGCACCAGATTATGATGAAGATGCATTGGAGATTTTAAAATCCAAGAAAAACATAAGAATATTAAAATTAGCAAATATCAATAAGAAGCAATCTAAAAATGCATTAGATATGAAAAAAGTAAATGGCGGACTATTAATTCAAGATGTTGATAATGAATTGTTTGTTGAAGAAGAATTAAAGGTTGTTACAGAGAGAATTCCTACTAAAAGAGAAATGGAAGATTTAATGTTTGCCTGGAAGGTTGTAAAACATATTAAGTCAAATGGTATTGTTTTAGCACGTGAAGGACAGACAATTGGTATTGGGCCTGGGCAAGTAAATAGAATTTGGGCAGTAGAAAATGCAATTAAACAATCAAATATACCAGTAAAGGGAAGTGTTATGGCATCAGATGCCTTTTTCCCATTTCCTGACTGTGTTGAAGAAGCAGCAAAATCAGGCGTTACAGCCATTATTCAACCAGGGGGCTCAATAAAAGATGAAGCTTCTATAGAGATGGCAAATAAATATGGCATTGCTATGGTGTTTACAGGAATGAGGCATTTTAAGCATTAA
- the purN gene encoding phosphoribosylglycinamide formyltransferase: MSKINIAVFVSGGGTNLQAIIDNIKKGNIDGNIEVIISSKKDAYALERGKKHGIEGIYIGKNNYPNLAERTYKILEILEEKQIDLIILAGFMSILDKEIVQRYKNRIINIHPSLIPSFCGRGFYGKKVHEAVLNYGVKVTGATVHFVDEGTDTGPVILQKTVIVKDDDTVESLSKRVLEVEHEILPMAIKLFAEGKLKVEGRKVRIK; this comes from the coding sequence ATGTCAAAAATAAATATTGCTGTATTTGTATCAGGAGGAGGTACAAACCTTCAGGCAATTATTGATAATATAAAAAAAGGTAATATAGATGGAAATATAGAAGTTATTATATCTAGTAAAAAGGATGCTTATGCATTAGAACGTGGAAAAAAACATGGGATAGAGGGAATTTATATAGGAAAAAATAATTATCCTAATTTAGCAGAAAGAACATATAAGATTTTAGAAATTTTAGAAGAAAAACAAATAGATTTAATTATCCTTGCAGGGTTTATGAGCATTTTAGATAAAGAAATTGTTCAGCGTTATAAAAATAGGATTATAAATATTCATCCTTCTCTTATACCAAGTTTTTGTGGAAGGGGATTTTATGGTAAAAAAGTACATGAGGCTGTTCTAAATTATGGTGTAAAAGTGACAGGGGCTACTGTACATTTTGTTGATGAAGGGACTGATACAGGGCCTGTAATTTTGCAAAAAACAGTTATTGTAAAGGATGATGATACGGTAGAATCTTTGTCAAAGAGAGTTTTAGAAGTTGAACATGAAATTCTTCCTATGGCAATAAAGCTATTTGCTGAAGGCAAATTAAAAGTAGAAGGTCGAAAAGTGAGAATAAAATAG
- the purM gene encoding phosphoribosylformylglycinamidine cyclo-ligase: protein MEKQSLTYKDAGVDVSEGARAVTLMKEHVQKTFTKNVLCGLGGFGGLFELDLEGIKKPVLVSGTDGVGTKLKIAFLMNKHDTVGQDCVAMCVNDILCQGAKPLFFLDYVATGKLKSEKIADIVKGISDGCIKAQCALIGGETAEMPGFYEEGEYDMAGFAVGIVDKEKIIDGSDIEEGDVLIGLPSSGIHSNGYSLVRKLFFETLGYKIDRYIEELGCTLGEELIKPTRIYVDVCSKVMKKYKVKGMVHMTGGGFYENIPRILPEGLGVEIDLGSFDILAIFKLIQKLGNICTEEMFSTFNMGIGMIMIVSNKDSQEVIEYLNSLEEKAYVIGRVTSEHGVTLCQK, encoded by the coding sequence ATGGAAAAACAATCACTAACTTATAAAGATGCTGGTGTAGACGTTTCTGAGGGAGCAAGAGCTGTTACACTTATGAAGGAGCATGTTCAAAAAACATTTACCAAAAACGTACTATGTGGTTTAGGTGGATTTGGAGGACTTTTTGAACTAGATTTAGAAGGAATTAAAAAGCCTGTATTGGTATCTGGAACAGATGGAGTAGGAACAAAGCTAAAGATAGCTTTTTTAATGAATAAACATGATACGGTAGGACAAGATTGCGTAGCAATGTGTGTAAATGATATTTTATGTCAAGGAGCAAAGCCTTTGTTTTTTTTAGATTATGTTGCAACAGGAAAACTAAAATCTGAAAAGATAGCAGACATTGTAAAGGGTATATCAGATGGATGTATAAAAGCACAGTGTGCACTTATTGGAGGAGAGACTGCAGAAATGCCAGGCTTTTATGAAGAAGGAGAGTATGACATGGCAGGCTTTGCAGTAGGAATTGTAGATAAAGAAAAAATTATTGATGGGTCAGACATTGAAGAAGGAGATGTATTAATCGGGCTACCTTCTAGTGGAATTCATAGTAATGGATATTCATTGGTACGAAAGCTGTTTTTTGAAACATTAGGCTATAAGATAGATAGATATATAGAAGAGTTAGGATGTACTTTAGGAGAAGAACTTATAAAGCCTACTAGGATATATGTAGATGTTTGTAGTAAAGTTATGAAAAAATATAAAGTAAAGGGAATGGTCCACATGACAGGTGGAGGATTTTATGAAAATATTCCAAGAATCCTGCCAGAAGGACTAGGCGTAGAAATAGATTTAGGAAGCTTTGATATACTAGCTATTTTTAAATTGATTCAAAAGCTAGGAAATATCTGTACTGAAGAAATGTTTAGTACTTTCAACATGGGAATTGGTATGATTATGATTGTTTCTAACAAGGATTCACAAGAAGTGATAGAATATCTTAATAGTTTAGAAGAAAAAGCTTATGTAATCGGTAGGGTTACTTCAGAGCATGGGGTGACATTATGTCAAAAATAA
- the purF gene encoding amidophosphoribosyltransferase, with the protein MYNTINFDKLKEECGIIGIYAPGIDNISQLAYFGLHSLQHRGQESAGIAANKNGEIHYYKEMGLVQEVFSDQIIERLQGDIAIGHVRYSTTGESYVANAQPLVVHHKGGAIALAHNGNLVNANEIREALEDQGVIFQTSIDSEVIANMIARHHKLGIENAIKETMDQIRGSYALAITYKDKLIGVRDPHGLRPLCIGKIDGGYVLSSESCAFNVIGAEFVRDVEPGEIVIIENYKIKSIRYAENMKRALCSFEFVYFARPDSVLDGQSVYVSRRNAGKMLAKEHPVEADLVIAVPDSGTVAAIGYAQESKIPFGEGLIKNRYVGRTFIQPDQRMRERSVRLKLNVLKDNIKGKRLIMVDDSIVRGTTSKQIVDLLKSAGAKEVHVRVCSPPVKYSCYFGIDTPTRKNLVGAVHSVEEIRKMIGADSLGYLSIEGLIKSTSMEGCSLCTACFSGDYPMEVPKQGNKYLFEKR; encoded by the coding sequence ATGTATAATACAATAAATTTTGATAAATTAAAAGAGGAGTGTGGAATCATAGGCATTTATGCACCAGGAATAGATAATATATCACAATTGGCCTATTTTGGACTACATTCTCTTCAGCATAGAGGGCAAGAAAGTGCAGGAATCGCTGCAAATAAAAATGGGGAAATTCACTATTATAAGGAAATGGGACTGGTTCAAGAAGTATTTTCTGATCAAATTATTGAGAGACTTCAAGGAGACATTGCCATAGGGCATGTAAGATATTCTACTACTGGAGAAAGTTATGTAGCAAATGCTCAACCTTTAGTAGTACACCATAAAGGTGGGGCAATAGCACTTGCCCATAATGGGAATCTTGTAAACGCTAATGAAATTAGAGAAGCATTGGAAGATCAAGGGGTTATCTTTCAAACTTCTATTGACAGTGAAGTGATTGCAAATATGATTGCTAGACATCACAAATTAGGAATAGAAAATGCAATAAAGGAAACAATGGATCAAATTAGAGGATCTTATGCGCTTGCTATTACCTATAAAGATAAGCTTATTGGTGTTAGAGATCCTCATGGACTTAGGCCATTATGCATAGGAAAAATTGATGGAGGATATGTATTATCTTCAGAAAGTTGTGCGTTTAATGTAATAGGTGCAGAGTTTGTAAGAGATGTTGAACCAGGTGAAATTGTTATTATTGAGAATTATAAGATTAAAAGTATAAGATATGCAGAAAATATGAAAAGAGCATTGTGTTCTTTTGAATTTGTCTATTTTGCAAGACCTGATAGTGTACTAGATGGACAAAGCGTATATGTAAGCAGAAGAAATGCAGGAAAAATGCTAGCTAAGGAACATCCAGTAGAAGCAGATTTAGTTATTGCTGTTCCAGATTCTGGAACTGTTGCAGCTATTGGATATGCACAAGAATCAAAAATTCCTTTTGGAGAAGGACTTATAAAAAATAGATACGTAGGCAGAACATTTATACAGCCAGATCAAAGAATGAGAGAAAGAAGTGTAAGATTAAAGCTAAATGTACTAAAGGATAATATAAAAGGAAAAAGATTGATAATGGTTGATGATTCTATAGTTAGGGGAACAACGAGCAAGCAGATTGTCGATTTATTAAAATCAGCAGGAGCAAAAGAAGTTCATGTAAGAGTATGTTCTCCGCCTGTAAAGTATTCTTGCTATTTTGGTATAGATACACCAACAAGAAAAAATTTAGTAGGAGCAGTTCATTCCGTAGAAGAAATAAGGAAAATGATTGGTGCAGATAGCTTAGGTTATTTAAGTATAGAGGGGCTTATAAAATCAACCAGCATGGAAGGATGCAGTTTATGTACAGCTTGTTTTAGTGGAGATTATCCAATGGAAGTTCCAAAACAAGGGAACAAATATCTATTTGAGAAAAGATAG
- the purC gene encoding phosphoribosylaminoimidazolesuccinocarboxamide synthase: MKKLEMLYEGKAKKVYKTDDEKKYIVEYKDDATAFNGVKKGTIEDKGIVNNKMSAVLFKILEEKGVPTHFEELLSDRESLVKAVKILPIEVIVRNVAAGSLAKRLGVAEGTEMKTTVLEFCYKNDELGDPMINDYHIEAIELATKEQVEVVKKYAFKINEILKEYFLERGMKLIDFKLEFGVFDGKVILADEISPDTCRLWDVETNKKMDKDRFRRDLGDVEKTYQEVLERLEK, encoded by the coding sequence ATGAAAAAATTAGAAATGTTATATGAAGGAAAAGCAAAGAAAGTATATAAAACGGATGATGAAAAAAAATATATTGTAGAATATAAAGATGATGCAACAGCATTTAATGGTGTAAAGAAAGGGACAATTGAAGATAAAGGAATTGTGAATAATAAAATGTCAGCAGTATTATTTAAAATTTTAGAAGAAAAAGGGGTTCCTACTCATTTTGAAGAACTATTAAGTGATAGAGAATCATTAGTAAAGGCAGTAAAAATACTTCCTATTGAAGTGATTGTTAGAAATGTAGCTGCAGGGTCTCTTGCAAAGCGACTAGGTGTTGCTGAAGGAACTGAAATGAAAACAACAGTTTTAGAATTTTGTTATAAAAATGATGAATTAGGAGATCCGATGATTAATGATTATCATATTGAAGCTATAGAATTAGCAACTAAAGAGCAAGTTGAAGTTGTGAAAAAATATGCTTTTAAAATAAATGAAATACTAAAGGAATATTTTCTTGAAAGAGGAATGAAATTAATTGATTTTAAATTAGAATTTGGTGTTTTCGATGGTAAAGTGATTTTGGCTGATGAAATTTCGCCAGATACTTGCAGATTATGGGATGTAGAAACAAACAAAAAAATGGATAAAGATAGATTCAGAAGAGATTTAGGAGATGTAGAAAAAACTTACCAAGAAGTTTTAGAAAGACTTGAAAAATAA
- the purE gene encoding 5-(carboxyamino)imidazole ribonucleotide mutase has protein sequence MKVAIIMGSDSDYNVVEKGEKILKDFGIEVQVRVISAHRTPNRAMEFAKNAEENGFEVIIGAAGKAAHLPGVLASLTVLPVIGLPIKSSTMDGLDSLLSIVQMPKGIPVATVAINGAENAALLAIQILSVKYPELREKLKAFRELQEKEVIKKDEGFLNR, from the coding sequence ATGAAGGTTGCAATTATTATGGGAAGTGATTCAGATTATAATGTTGTTGAAAAGGGTGAAAAAATTTTAAAGGATTTTGGTATAGAAGTACAAGTTAGGGTGATATCTGCCCATAGAACACCAAATCGTGCCATGGAGTTTGCAAAAAATGCAGAAGAAAACGGATTTGAAGTAATTATAGGTGCTGCTGGAAAGGCTGCACATCTTCCAGGAGTATTAGCAAGTTTAACAGTACTACCTGTTATAGGATTGCCAATAAAATCTTCAACAATGGATGGATTAGATTCTCTTTTATCTATTGTTCAAATGCCAAAGGGAATACCTGTAGCAACAGTAGCAATAAATGGAGCAGAAAATGCAGCACTTCTTGCTATTCAAATATTATCTGTTAAGTATCCAGAGTTGAGAGAAAAATTAAAAGCATTTAGAGAACTTCAAGAAAAAGAAGTTATAAAAAAAGATGAAGGATTTTTAAATCGATAA
- a CDS encoding NCS2 family permease yields the protein MTNKKSKSGVLENLFKLSEKKTNVKTEIIAGITTFMTMAYILIVNPDILSATGMDKGAVFTATALSAAFATFLMAFMANLPFALAPGMGLNAFFAFSVCIGMGYSWQFALTAVLIEGLIFIVLTLTNVREAIINGMPMVIKNAVSVGIGLFIAFIGFQSAGIIVNNDAVLVGLGNVKDPGVLLALVGIIVTGILLVKNVKGALLIGMILTTVGGMVIGKTAIPATIVSVPPSIKPIFFKFVGMNEILSWNMVVVVFTFLFVDLFDTLGTLIGVATKADMIDDEGKLPKAKQALFADAIGTTVGSMMGTSTVTTYVESASGVAEGGRTGLTALTTGVLFLASVVFAPLFTAVPPQATSAVLILVGLFMISPILKINFEDFTEAIPAFLTIIMMPLTYSIAEGLVFGVISYVLLKVLAKRSDEVHPMMYVIAVLFILKHIAS from the coding sequence ATTACAAACAAAAAATCAAAATCAGGAGTGCTTGAAAATTTATTTAAGCTTTCAGAGAAAAAAACTAATGTAAAAACTGAAATTATTGCTGGTATTACAACATTTATGACGATGGCCTATATTCTTATTGTTAATCCAGATATTTTAAGTGCTACAGGAATGGATAAAGGAGCTGTATTTACTGCTACTGCTCTTTCAGCAGCATTTGCTACATTTTTGATGGCATTTATGGCAAATCTGCCATTTGCATTAGCACCAGGTATGGGATTAAATGCATTCTTTGCGTTTTCAGTTTGTATTGGAATGGGATATAGCTGGCAATTTGCTTTAACCGCAGTATTAATTGAAGGACTTATATTTATAGTACTTACCTTAACAAATGTTCGTGAGGCAATTATTAATGGAATGCCTATGGTGATTAAAAATGCAGTAAGCGTTGGGATTGGATTATTTATTGCTTTTATAGGATTTCAAAGTGCTGGAATTATTGTAAATAATGATGCTGTTTTAGTAGGATTAGGAAATGTAAAAGATCCTGGGGTGTTATTGGCATTAGTTGGAATTATTGTAACAGGAATATTACTTGTAAAGAATGTAAAAGGTGCTTTGTTAATTGGTATGATTCTTACGACAGTTGGGGGTATGGTGATTGGGAAAACAGCAATCCCTGCTACAATTGTCAGCGTACCGCCATCTATAAAACCAATCTTTTTCAAGTTTGTCGGAATGAATGAAATTTTATCATGGAATATGGTAGTGGTTGTATTTACTTTCTTATTTGTAGATTTATTTGATACATTAGGAACATTAATTGGTGTTGCTACAAAAGCAGATATGATTGATGATGAAGGGAAATTGCCTAAGGCAAAACAAGCTTTATTTGCAGATGCTATTGGTACGACTGTGGGATCTATGATGGGAACAAGTACTGTTACAACTTATGTTGAAAGTGCATCTGGTGTTGCAGAGGGTGGAAGAACAGGACTTACAGCGCTTACAACTGGAGTGTTATTCTTAGCTTCTGTAGTATTTGCTCCACTATTTACAGCTGTTCCACCGCAAGCTACTTCAGCAGTACTGATTTTAGTAGGATTATTTATGATTAGTCCAATATTAAAAATAAATTTTGAAGATTTTACAGAAGCCATTCCAGCATTTTTAACAATTATTATGATGCCTTTAACTTATAGCATTGCAGAAGGACTTGTTTTTGGTGTGATTTCTTATGTACTATTAAAAGTTCTAGCAAAAAGATCAGATGAAGTACATCCAATGATGTATGTTATTGCAGTGCTGTTTATATTAAAGCATATAGCTAGTTAA
- a CDS encoding DmpA family aminopeptidase: MKNQKRIRDYGIIIGSMKTGKRNSITDVEGIKVGHVTLDKDNIKTGVTAVLPHAGNLFKEKVFAAAHVINGFGKTTGLVQIEELGTIETPIILTNTLSVGIASDALIAYMLDKNDDIGLTTGTVNPVVCECNDGYLNDIRGRHIKKEHVLKALENADVEFEEGSVGAGTGMSCYKLKGGIGTASRIITLDGNEYTVGAFVLTNMGQKRDLIIDSRFVGRIIEKIDETKDLEEDKGSIIIILASDIPMTHRQLKRISKRSVVGLSRTGSYIGNGSGEIVISFTTANRFSHYKKEDIFEMKMIHENNMDLVFRAVAECTEEAILNSLITANTTIGRDGNIRKSLKEYMHILLEKKISAIL; this comes from the coding sequence TTGAAAAATCAAAAAAGAATAAGAGATTATGGAATAATAATAGGAAGTATGAAAACTGGAAAAAGAAATTCAATAACGGATGTAGAAGGTATCAAGGTTGGTCATGTTACTTTGGATAAAGATAATATAAAAACTGGAGTTACAGCAGTATTACCTCATGCAGGTAATCTATTCAAAGAAAAAGTTTTTGCTGCAGCCCATGTAATTAATGGATTTGGAAAGACTACAGGCCTTGTTCAAATTGAAGAGTTAGGAACTATAGAAACGCCGATCATTTTAACGAATACCTTAAGTGTTGGAATAGCAAGTGATGCTTTGATTGCTTATATGTTAGATAAAAATGATGATATTGGCTTGACTACAGGAACTGTTAATCCAGTAGTATGTGAATGTAATGATGGATACTTAAATGATATTAGAGGAAGGCATATAAAAAAAGAACATGTACTTAAAGCACTAGAGAATGCAGATGTAGAATTTGAAGAAGGATCAGTTGGAGCAGGAACAGGTATGTCTTGTTATAAATTAAAGGGTGGAATAGGAACAGCATCAAGGATCATTACGCTTGATGGTAATGAATATACAGTTGGAGCTTTTGTGTTAACAAATATGGGACAAAAAAGAGATTTGATCATTGATAGCAGATTTGTTGGAAGAATAATAGAGAAAATAGATGAAACAAAGGATTTAGAGGAAGATAAAGGTTCCATCATAATTATTTTAGCTTCAGATATTCCAATGACTCATAGACAATTGAAAAGAATATCTAAAAGATCAGTTGTAGGGCTTAGTAGAACTGGATCATACATTGGGAATGGTAGTGGAGAGATTGTAATTAGTTTTACGACTGCAAACAGATTTTCTCATTACAAAAAGGAAGATATTTTTGAGATGAAAATGATCCATGAAAATAATATGGATTTAGTTTTTAGAGCTGTAGCTGAATGTACAGAAGAAGCAATTTTAAACTCTCTTATTACAGCAAATACCACAATAGGAAGAGATGGAAATATTAGAAAATCATTAAAAGAATATATGCATATACTACTTGAAAAGAAAATATCTGCTATTTTATAA
- a CDS encoding gamma-glutamyl-gamma-aminobutyrate hydrolase family protein, with protein sequence MIKPIIGITTFWENRPQKLYNLVSYHYIRSVHMAGGIPILIPLMDDKIAGYEYIKSIDGLILSGGEDISPIVYGENPIEQVKLICDERDGFEINLFLEALKNNLPILGICRGIQIMNVALGGTLYQDIHAQRENTLGHYPKDTPVHNLYHQVHVKNESKIYNVFRQNEIRVNSFHHQAIKEIGNELIETAWAADGIIEAVEHIHKKFVVGVQWHPEDLTVHHPIFLKLFKALIEASKKQKGNFF encoded by the coding sequence GTGATTAAACCAATTATTGGAATTACAACGTTTTGGGAAAATAGGCCCCAAAAATTATACAATTTGGTAAGCTATCATTATATTCGATCTGTTCATATGGCTGGGGGGATTCCTATTTTGATTCCACTTATGGATGATAAAATCGCTGGATATGAATATATAAAATCAATAGATGGACTGATTCTTTCAGGGGGAGAAGATATTTCACCAATAGTTTATGGGGAAAATCCTATTGAACAGGTAAAGCTAATTTGTGATGAAAGAGATGGATTTGAGATAAATCTATTTTTGGAGGCTTTAAAAAACAATTTACCCATCCTTGGAATTTGTAGAGGTATTCAAATCATGAATGTTGCATTAGGTGGGACTTTATATCAAGATATTCATGCTCAAAGAGAAAATACTTTAGGTCATTATCCAAAGGATACACCGGTTCACAATCTTTATCATCAGGTTCATGTTAAAAATGAAAGCAAAATTTATAATGTATTTAGACAAAATGAAATAAGGGTAAATTCGTTCCATCATCAAGCCATAAAAGAGATTGGAAACGAATTGATAGAAACTGCTTGGGCAGCTGATGGCATTATTGAGGCAGTTGAACACATTCATAAAAAATTTGTTGTTGGGGTTCAATGGCATCCTGAGGATTTGACAGTTCACCATCCAATATTTTTAAAGTTATTTAAAGCACTGATTGAAGCATCAAAAAAGCAAAAGGGTAATTTCTTTTAA
- a CDS encoding ABC transporter ATP-binding protein → MTQSLVEVKNLKKYFPIRKGIFRKDKSFVRAVDGVSFTIQRGETLGIVGESGCGKSTTGRMVLNLIHPTEGEIWFDGKEISKLTEDQMRVMRKEMQMVFQDPYASLNPRMTVREIISEPLIVHKISEGKEREKRVCELLELVGLNSYHADRYAHEFSGGQRQRIGIARALAVNPKLIVADEPVSALDVSIQSQILNLMQDLQKEFKLTYLFIAHDLSVVEHISDRVGVMYLGRIVEIADKDQLYDNPYHPYTKALLSAVPIPNPRIKRERIILEGDIPSPSNPPTGCTFHTRCSKRMKICELNVPKLNEIKKGHSVACHLYR, encoded by the coding sequence ATGACACAATCTTTAGTAGAAGTAAAAAATTTAAAAAAGTATTTTCCTATTCGTAAAGGCATATTTAGAAAAGATAAATCCTTTGTACGTGCTGTAGATGGTGTTTCTTTTACGATTCAAAGAGGAGAAACGTTAGGGATTGTGGGAGAAAGTGGTTGTGGTAAGTCTACAACTGGAAGGATGGTATTAAATCTAATTCATCCTACAGAAGGAGAAATTTGGTTTGATGGAAAAGAGATTAGCAAATTAACAGAAGATCAGATGAGAGTTATGAGAAAAGAAATGCAAATGGTATTTCAAGATCCATATGCTTCACTTAATCCAAGGATGACTGTTAGAGAGATTATTTCTGAACCATTGATTGTTCACAAGATTTCAGAAGGAAAAGAAAGAGAAAAACGTGTTTGTGAGCTACTAGAATTGGTTGGACTTAATTCATATCATGCAGATCGTTATGCCCATGAATTTAGTGGAGGACAAAGACAGCGTATAGGAATAGCAAGAGCTTTAGCAGTAAATCCAAAGCTTATTGTTGCTGATGAGCCAGTTTCTGCATTAGATGTTTCTATTCAATCACAAATTCTTAATTTGATGCAGGATTTACAAAAAGAGTTTAAACTCACCTATTTATTTATAGCTCATGATTTAAGTGTGGTTGAGCATATAAGCGATCGTGTAGGTGTTATGTATTTGGGTAGAATTGTTGAAATTGCAGATAAAGATCAGCTTTATGATAATCCATATCATCCTTATACAAAAGCATTATTAAGTGCAGTTCCTATACCAAATCCTAGGATTAAGAGAGAAAGAATTATACTTGAGGGAGATATTCCTAGTCCATCAAATCCTCCTACAGGATGTACATTCCATACAAGATGTTCAAAACGCATGAAAATTTGTGAATTGAATGTTCCAAAACTAAATGAAATTAAAAAAGGACATTCTGTAGCATGTCATTTATATAGATAA